Within Caulobacter segnis, the genomic segment GTGGCGAAGGCCGGGCCGGCCGAGAGAACGATCGGTCCGCTGGCCGCCCGGCGGGCGCTGTCGACGCCTTGGCGCAAGGCGGCCATGGCCTCGCCGATCCGCGCGGCTAGCGCCGCGCCGGTGGCCGTGGGCTCCATCTGGTTGCCGCGCCGGATGAATAGCTGAACTCCCAGCTCTTCCTCCAGCTTGCGGACCTGCTGGCTGACCGCGCCGTGGGTCACGAACAGCTCCTGAGCCGCGCGGCTGTAGCTCTTGTGGCGGGCGGCCGCCTCCAGGGCGACCAGCGAGGAGAAGGGTGGCAGGCGCATGTTCAAGACGCGAGGATGTTAGTCCAGCTCACAAGTTCGCGCAGATACCATCGTTCGTAAAGCGTCCGTGGCTTTGGCATGGTCCTCATCGCGGCGCCGCGCTTCACACACACCACGCTCTTTTCGAGGACGGACGATTATGAAGACCCTGCTCATCGCGGGCGCGCTGACGCTCGCCCTGTTCACCGGCGCCGCCGTGAAGGCCCCATTGCTGACCCAAGACAACTTCGCTTGGGCCGAAGGGATCACCCCCCATACCGTGCGCTGAGCCGTGTTCCGGCCAGCAAAAAGGCCCGGAGATCGCTCTCCGGGCCTTTCGCTTTTCGTGACGTGACGGAGAGGGACTTACTTCCCCGCCGCCGTCAGGGCGTCCATCAGTTCCGGGACGGCCGTCTTGTAGTCGGCGACCAGGCCGAAGTCGGCCACCTGGAAGATCGGCGCGTCGGCGTCCTTGTTGATCGCGACGATCACCTTGGAGTCCTTCATGCCGGCCAGGTGCTGGATCGCGCCCGAGATGCCGATGGCGACATAGAGTTGCGGCGCCACGACCTTGCCGGTCTGGCCGACCTGGTAGTCGTTCGGGGCGTAGCCGGCGTCGACGGCCGCGCGCGAGGCGCCGACGGCGGCGCCCAGCTTGTCGGCCAGCGGCTCGATCACACGCTGGAACTCCTCGGCCGAGCCCATGGCGCGACCGCCCGAGACGACGATCTTGGCCGCGGCCAGTTCCGGACGGTCCGACTTGACCATCTCTTCGCTGACGAAGCGGGTCTTGCCGGCGTCGGCGCCGCCGACGGTTTCCACCGAGGCGGAGCCGCCTTCCGCCGCCGCCGCGAAGGCGGTCGGGCGGACGGTGATCACCTTCTTGGCGTCCGACGACTGGACAGTCTCCAGCGCGTTGCCGGCATAGATCGGGCGCGTGAAGGTGTCGGCCGAGACGACCTCGACGATGTCCGAGATCGGGGCGACGTCCAGCTTGGCGGCGACGCGCGGCGCGAAGTTCTTGCCGCCCGAGGTGGCCGGAACCAGGATCGCGTCGTAATTGCCGGCCAGGGCCAGCACGGCGTCGGCCTGGGCTTCGGCGATCCCGTGACCCAGGGCGTCGGACTCGGCCAGCAGCACCTTGCGGACGCCGGCGATCTTGGCGGCGGCGTCGGCCACGCCCTTGGCGCCCTTGCCCAGGACCAGCACGTCCACGTCGCCCGAGATCTTCAGGGCGGCGGTGACGACCTTGTGGGTGCCGTCGCGCAGGTGCGCGTTGTCGTTATCGGCGACGACGAGAACAGCCATTACAGCACCCCCGCGGTGTTGAGCTTGGAAACCAGGTCAGCGGCGGTCTCGACCTTGATGCCGGCCGAGCGCTTGGCCGGTTCGGTGACCTTCAGGACCTTCAGGCGCGGCGCGACGTCCACGCCGTAGTCGGCGACCGTCTTGCTGACGATCTCCTTCTTCTTGGCCTTCATGATGTTGGGTAGAGACGCATAGCGCGGCTCGTTCAGGCGCAGGTCGGCCGTGACGATGGCCGGCAGGTCGACGTCCAGGGTCTGGAGGCCGCCGTCGACTTCGCGGGTGACCTTGGCGCTGGAGCCCGACACCTCGATGGCCGAGGCATAGGTGGCCTGCGGCCAGCCCAGCAGGGCTGACAGCATCTGGCCGACGGCGTTGTTGTCGCCGTCGATCGCCTGCTTGCCCATCAGGACCAGGTTCGGGTTTTCCTCGGCCACCACGGCCGCGAGCAGCTTGGCCACGGCCAGCGGCTCGGGATCGGCGTCGGTGGTGATCAGGACGCCGCGGTCGCCGCCCATGGCCAGGGCGGTGCGGATCGTCTCCTGGGCTTGCGCCGGGCCGATGCTGACGATGACGACCTCGGTCGCCACGCCCTTCTCCTTGAGACGCACGGCTTCTTCGACCGCGATCTCACAGAAGGGATTCATCGACATCTTGACGTTCGCAAGGTCGACACCGGTCTGGTCCGCCTTCACGCGGGCCTTGACGTTGTAATCGATAACCCGTTTGACCGGGACTAGGACCTTCATCGGTTTCCACCGCCTCCAGGCTGCTTTTTATCCTGCTTGGCATCCGACTTACCGCTTCGGCGCCGCAATGCAAGTTTCCCTTTGCGTAAGCGTAATGCGATAACGCGCGTATGGTTCAAACGGTTGTACGATTTTCTTGCGCGCGTGGTCCGGCCGTCTCGCGAAAGTGGCCTCGGGTCCCAATTCCCTTAAGGACGGAAAGGCGGTAAGGGGCCGCCATGAACAAGACTTTCACCCGCTTGAAGTACATCTTCCTGGGCCTGTTCCTGCTCGGCAGCGCCGGCGTCCTAGCCTATCACGGCCTGTGGGTCTGGCCGAAGGAACGCTGCGAGGCGCGGGGCGGGGCCTGGGCCGGCAAATGGCTGAAGTGCGGGACGGTCTATTCAATCGAAACCCTGACGCGCCGCCCGAAGGGGCTGCCGCCGATCAACGGGGAAAAGCCGGAAGCGGCCACCGCTTCCTCCACTTCCTCGGCGAAAGCCGGGGCCCAGGTCGAGCCCTCCGCTGTTGCGGATAAGCCGAAGCCGTAAGGCGCGATCACTTCAAACTCACCGGATGGATCTGGGTCCCGGCTTTCGCTGGGGAAGCGGAGTTTGGATCTACCGCGTCGCACCCGGCTTCCACAGCACGTCCGCCTTGCCCTTGTCGTTGCTCCAGCGGGCGGCGACGAACAGTAGGTCCGACAGACGGTTCAGATACTTGATCGCCGGCTTGCCGACGATCTCGCCCTCGGTCCCCGACAGCGCCACGCAGGTCCGTTCGGCCCGGCGGCAGACCGTGCGCGCCTGGTGCAGGGACGCCGCCGCCGACGACCCAGCGGGGAGGACGAAGGAGGTGAGGGGCGCCATCTCGCCGTTCAGCAGATCGATCTCGCGCTCCAGCCGCTCGACCTGGCTGTCCAGGATGCGCAGCGGCTCCCACTCGGGCTTGCCATGCTGTTCGGGCGTGGCGAGATCCGCGCCCAGGTCGAACAGATCGTTCTGGATCCGCTCCAGGATCGGGTCGAGCACGCTGTCGTCCGCCGTGTGCTGGCGCGCCAGGCCCACGGCGGCGTTGGTCTCGTCGACCCCGCCATAGGCCTCGACCCGCAGCGACGCCTTGCTGACCGGCGCGCCGGTGGCCAGGCGCGTCGAGCCGCCGTCGCCCGTGCGGGTATAGATGCGGTTCAGCGTGACCATGCGGTGTGGATCCTCGTTGCGCGAACAGGCCCGCGACGCTTAAGCGCCCTTGCGCCACCAGAAGGCGGCCGCGACCAGCACGATGATGGCAATGAACTGCAGCAGCACGCGCAGCCGCATCAATTTGTTCGAATAGGAGCGACCGAAGTCGCCGCCCCGGAAAAGCGCGTAGAGACCCGCCGCCAGGGCGACCAGGACCGCGAGCAGCGCGGCGGGGACGAGGAAGTCGAAGACGTGGTTCATGGGCGCGGAAGATAGGCCGGGCGGACGGCCCGCGCCATAGAGGCCGGAGCCGTAAGGGGCTGTTCCGGCGATGAAAATTGTCACCGGTTTCCTAGCGTCGGCGCGCCCTAGCCTTAAGGGCGCGACTCAGTTCGCTGACCACCGTCCGTTGAGTCAATTCGCCGAACCTGTTCGGTGAGCGCATTTGTCACAGTGACGCTCCGACAACGCTCTCATATGTACAAACAACGCCATTGTTCGGCGATTTTAGTTCGATTTCGCGGTTGCAATAGCCTCCCCCTAGCGTTATTGCGCCCGCTTCCTATTTCTTAGTGTGCGTTCGTTGAACACGATCAACCTCCCCCACCGCGGATCGGTTCGACGCTTTTCCACCCCAGCGGGGAGCAGGAGATAACCGCATGAGCGCTCGCCTAGCGAACGCCGCCGCGCTCTCCGCGTCCGATCGCGAAGAAGCCATGGCTGAAGTCCGCCAGCTGATCACCGACCTGCGCGACGCCGCGCAGGATGGCCGTCACCTGGCCCGCCGCTACGCCGACGTCCTTCAGAACGTCGTCGATGAATATTGCACTGAATTCGAGAAGCGCGCCGAAGCCGCTCTCGCCCGCCTGGAGGCCGCCGCATGAGCTTTGTGTCCGTCAATATCGAGTCCGCCACCGACTCGCCGGTGAAGCTGACCCGCCGGGCCCTCGCCAAGCAGCGCACCCGTGAGCGTGTCCTGGCCGCCGCCCGTCGCCTGTTCAGCGAGCGCGGCTACGAAGGCGCCACCATCCGTGACATCGCCCAGGCCGCCGGCATGTCGACCGGCGCCGTGTTCGCCAGCTTCGCCGACAAGTCGGAGCTGTTCGAGGAAATCCTGACCGCCGACTACGAAGTCATCTACGCCCAGATGACCCAGGCCGCGCGCAACGCCAAGACCGTCGACGAAGCCCTGATGGGCCTGTTCGGCGTCGCCTACGGCTTCCACGTCGAGCAACTGCCACTGCTGCGCGCCAGCATCGCGGTGTCGTGGACCCGTTCAGAAGCCGCCGAGCGCCGCGCCCGTACGGACCTGAAGCACATCTTCCGCCTGATCGGCGAAGCTCTGCAGCGCGGCGTCGACGAAGGTCAGTTGAAGAAGGATATCGACGCTAAGCTCTTGGCTGAGATCACCTGGGACGTGTATGTCGCCAACTATCGCCGCGCCGTCTATGACGGTTGGTCGGTGGAGGCTCTGCTGGCGCGGCTTTCGGAACAACTGAAAGTCATCTTCGCGGGCGCTCGCGCTTAACCAAGTCCGGAGACCGCTCCGTTCGGGGGAACGGAGCGGCTTCGATTCAACAATGACGCTGGCGTGTTCGAGGGGGACGTGCGTGGGCGTAAGAGATGATCAGAAGGCCGCGACGCGCGAGAAGGTTCTCGACGCCGCGCGTGACCTGTTCAACGAGGTTGGCTACGACGAGACCACCATCCGCGCCATCGCGGAGCGGGCGAGGGTCTCGGTCGGCAGCGTGTTCACCACCTTCGCCTCCAAGGCGGAGGTGCTGAGCCATGTCATGGATCATCGCCTGACCGAGCTCTACGCGGAGTTCGACCGGGTGGTGCCGTTCCTGCGGGGCAGCACGGCCGATCGCCTGTGCTCGATCTTCGCCATCCACTACGAGTTCGAGACCCGGCGGGTGAAGTTGTTCCTCGCCCACGTGGCGTCTTCGTACAATCCCAACAACGACCCGGGCGTCACGCCCTACGGCCGCAATCCGCGCCTGACCCAGATGCTGCTGGACGTCCTGGAAGAGGGCGTGCGCAAGGGCGAGGTGCGGGACGACCTGGACCTGCGCCTGATCGTCGACACCCTGAAGGCCGCCTACGCCTGGAACTACCGCATGACCGCGGCGGCCGGCGGAACCGTGCCGGCCGCGGAGATGTCGGCGGTGATGGACAAGCAGATCGCCGTGATCGCCGAGGGCTGGAAGCCGCTGTAGCCCCCTCTCCCGCGAGGGGAGAGGGGAGGCGACGTCCCTACAGCGTCGCCATGTCGATCACGAAGCGGTAGCGCACGTCGCTCTTGTGCATGCGCTTGTAGGCCTCGTTGATCTTGTCGATCGCGATGACCTCGATGTCGGCGACGATGTTCTTCTCGCCGCAGAAATCCAGCATCTCCTGGGTCTCCTTGATCGAGCCGATCATCGAGCCGGCCAGGGTGCGGCGGCCGGGGATCAGGGCGAAGGCGTTCAGCGTCGCCGGCTCTTCCGGCGCGCCGACCAGAACCATGGTCCCGTCGACCTTCAGCAGGCCCAGATACGCGCCCCAGTCCAATGGGGCCGAGACGGTGCAGATGATCAGGTCGAACGTGTCGGCGAGGGTCTCGAAGGTCTTAGGGTCGTTGGTGGCGTAGTAGTGCGACGCGCCCAGCTTCAGACCGTCGGCCTGCTTGGACAGGGTCTGGCTCAGGACCGTGACCTCGGCGCCCATGGCGTGGGCCAGCTTGACGCCCATGTGGCCCAGGCCGCCCATGCCCAGGATCGCGACCTTCTTGCCGGGGCCGGCGTTCCAGTGGCGCAGGGGCGAGTACAGCGTGATGCCGGCGCACAGCAGCGGGGCGGCGGCGTCCAGAGCCAGGTTGCCCGGGATCGACAGCACGTAGTCTTCCTTGACCACGATGTGATCGGAATAGCCGCCATAGGTCGGGGTGTCCGAGCCGGGTTCGAAGCCGCTGTAGGTCAGGACGAGGCCCGGCTGGTACTGCTCGCGGTCCAGGTCGCGGGCGGCCTTGCAGGTGACGCAGCTGTCGACGAAACAGCCGACGCCGACGGGGTCGCCTTCCTTGAACTTGGTGACATTGGCGCCGACGGCGGTGACCACGCCGGCGATCTCGTGGCCGGGGACGATCGGATAGACGCTCTGGCCCCAGCCGTTGTCGACCATGTGGATGTCGGAGTGACAGACGCCGCAGTACTTGATCGAGATAACGACGTCGTCGGGATTGGGGTCGCGGCGTTCGAACGAGAACGGCGCCAGGGGCGCGCCAGCGGCGGGCGCCGCATAGCCTTTAGCGGTGGCCATTCGGAGTATTCCTTGGATCTTTGGAAGGACGATCGGGGAGGATCGAACGGCCGGAGACATGCCACGTGTCGCGACGACCGCGTTACGCCGATCCTGCAAAGCTCATGCACGATCCTGCAAAAGGTGGCGAAGACGGTTTTCCCGCCTCTGGCGCGGGCGTAGAACGACGACGTTCCGAACAGCTGGAAAACCAAGCCCTTGAGCGCATCCGACACCGCCGACGTCTATGCCGAGATCGCCCAGCTGGTCGCCCGTTACGCCAAGGACGACGACCCGGTCTCGGTGATCGACGGCCTCTATCTGACGCGGCGCTGCTCGCCCAGCGGCACGCTGCACGTCGACCAGCGTCCCTCGTTCTGGCTGGTGGCCGGCGGGCGCAAGTGCCTGACCGTCGGGGACGAGGAGATGCACTACGGGGCCGGCGACTGCCTGCTGGTGGCCTTGGACATTCCGGCGACCGCGCGGATCACCCAGGCCAGCGAGGCCGATCCGCACCTGTGCGTGGGCGTGGCGATCAACCCGGCTCGGCTGGCCGAACTGATCGGCCGCCTGCCGGAGCAGGCGTCGAAGACGCAGGGCGGCATGCGCGGCGTGGCGGTCACGCCCGCCTCGCGAGAGCTGCTGGACGCCACCCTGCGGCTGTTGCGGCTGCTGGAGCGGCCACACGACATCGCCGCCATGGCCCCCTTGATCGAGCAGGAGATCCTCTATCGCCTGCTCAGCGGACCCTGCGGCGCGCGTCTGTTACACATCGCCATGGCCGAGGGCCAGGGCCAGCGCGTCACCCGCGCGGTGGCCTGGCTGCGCGAGCATTTCGCCCAGCCGCTGCGCATCGAGGCCCTGGCCGAGCACGTGGGCATGAGCGAGAGCTCGCTGCACCATCACTTCAAGGCGGTCACCAACATGACGCCCATGCAGTACCAGAAGCAGTTGCGGCTGTATGAGGCCCGTCGCCTGATGCTGGCCGAAGGGCTGGACGTCGGCGCGGCCGGCTACAGCGTCGGCTATCAGAGCCCGTCGCAGTTCAGTCGCGAGTATCGCCGCCTCTATGGCCTATCGCCGGCCCGCGACGTGGAGGCCCTTCGCTCACCGCTGGCGGCGGAGTAGGGCGTGTCGGGCTCTGCGATCTAGTGCAGCGTGGCGCCGGGCGG encodes:
- a CDS encoding electron transfer flavoprotein subunit alpha/FixB family protein gives rise to the protein MAVLVVADNDNAHLRDGTHKVVTAALKISGDVDVLVLGKGAKGVADAAAKIAGVRKVLLAESDALGHGIAEAQADAVLALAGNYDAILVPATSGGKNFAPRVAAKLDVAPISDIVEVVSADTFTRPIYAGNALETVQSSDAKKVITVRPTAFAAAAEGGSASVETVGGADAGKTRFVSEEMVKSDRPELAAAKIVVSGGRAMGSAEEFQRVIEPLADKLGAAVGASRAAVDAGYAPNDYQVGQTGKVVAPQLYVAIGISGAIQHLAGMKDSKVIVAINKDADAPIFQVADFGLVADYKTAVPELMDALTAAGK
- a CDS encoding electron transfer flavoprotein subunit beta/FixA family protein, producing the protein MKVLVPVKRVIDYNVKARVKADQTGVDLANVKMSMNPFCEIAVEEAVRLKEKGVATEVVIVSIGPAQAQETIRTALAMGGDRGVLITTDADPEPLAVAKLLAAVVAEENPNLVLMGKQAIDGDNNAVGQMLSALLGWPQATYASAIEVSGSSAKVTREVDGGLQTLDVDLPAIVTADLRLNEPRYASLPNIMKAKKKEIVSKTVADYGVDVAPRLKVLKVTEPAKRSAGIKVETAADLVSKLNTAGVL
- a CDS encoding cob(I)yrinic acid a,c-diamide adenosyltransferase encodes the protein MVTLNRIYTRTGDGGSTRLATGAPVSKASLRVEAYGGVDETNAAVGLARQHTADDSVLDPILERIQNDLFDLGADLATPEQHGKPEWEPLRILDSQVERLEREIDLLNGEMAPLTSFVLPAGSSAAASLHQARTVCRRAERTCVALSGTEGEIVGKPAIKYLNRLSDLLFVAARWSNDKGKADVLWKPGATR
- a CDS encoding twin transmembrane helix small protein, yielding MNHVFDFLVPAALLAVLVALAAGLYALFRGGDFGRSYSNKLMRLRVLLQFIAIIVLVAAAFWWRKGA
- a CDS encoding TetR/AcrR family transcriptional regulator; amino-acid sequence: MSFVSVNIESATDSPVKLTRRALAKQRTRERVLAAARRLFSERGYEGATIRDIAQAAGMSTGAVFASFADKSELFEEILTADYEVIYAQMTQAARNAKTVDEALMGLFGVAYGFHVEQLPLLRASIAVSWTRSEAAERRARTDLKHIFRLIGEALQRGVDEGQLKKDIDAKLLAEITWDVYVANYRRAVYDGWSVEALLARLSEQLKVIFAGARA
- a CDS encoding TetR/AcrR family transcriptional regulator translates to MGVRDDQKAATREKVLDAARDLFNEVGYDETTIRAIAERARVSVGSVFTTFASKAEVLSHVMDHRLTELYAEFDRVVPFLRGSTADRLCSIFAIHYEFETRRVKLFLAHVASSYNPNNDPGVTPYGRNPRLTQMLLDVLEEGVRKGEVRDDLDLRLIVDTLKAAYAWNYRMTAAAGGTVPAAEMSAVMDKQIAVIAEGWKPL
- a CDS encoding NAD(P)-dependent alcohol dehydrogenase, encoding MATAKGYAAPAAGAPLAPFSFERRDPNPDDVVISIKYCGVCHSDIHMVDNGWGQSVYPIVPGHEIAGVVTAVGANVTKFKEGDPVGVGCFVDSCVTCKAARDLDREQYQPGLVLTYSGFEPGSDTPTYGGYSDHIVVKEDYVLSIPGNLALDAAAPLLCAGITLYSPLRHWNAGPGKKVAILGMGGLGHMGVKLAHAMGAEVTVLSQTLSKQADGLKLGASHYYATNDPKTFETLADTFDLIICTVSAPLDWGAYLGLLKVDGTMVLVGAPEEPATLNAFALIPGRRTLAGSMIGSIKETQEMLDFCGEKNIVADIEVIAIDKINEAYKRMHKSDVRYRFVIDMATL
- a CDS encoding AraC family transcriptional regulator; this translates as MSASDTADVYAEIAQLVARYAKDDDPVSVIDGLYLTRRCSPSGTLHVDQRPSFWLVAGGRKCLTVGDEEMHYGAGDCLLVALDIPATARITQASEADPHLCVGVAINPARLAELIGRLPEQASKTQGGMRGVAVTPASRELLDATLRLLRLLERPHDIAAMAPLIEQEILYRLLSGPCGARLLHIAMAEGQGQRVTRAVAWLREHFAQPLRIEALAEHVGMSESSLHHHFKAVTNMTPMQYQKQLRLYEARRLMLAEGLDVGAAGYSVGYQSPSQFSREYRRLYGLSPARDVEALRSPLAAE